GCTCTGGCAAGATGCCCTGCTTTTAGGCAGattgtaaattataaataaataaagtgtctCTGTTCTTCTTCCTTTGCCTTAGCATGCAATGAAAATCAACAGAGCCCTGTCTTCACAATCCTTCTGTTTCCTCCTCAGATTTGGTGTTAAAAGCTTCTGGCTAGAAACGACTTTGGATACTCACAGACCCTGGCCTTCCTTACCGTGCTGGCCATTTTATTTAAACCCACAATTCCCAACCATTGATTTATAGCTCTCCCGTCATCCACAGGGAGACCTGGACACACCCTGAGATCTAACCATGAAGCCCACTGCTGTCCTGGGGGAGGTGTGATTCCAGCCCACTAGCCCACCCTGGTGAGGATGTAAAACAGCCCCAGCTTTGGACTGTTCAGcagaaaaagcagcagcaggaatCCGGAGCCCCACGGATTCCTATCAGCAGATAGCTAATCCCAGAGAGAAATGCTAGCTAGTGTTGTGCCCACTGCAATGTTTTGCTACAGCCTTCTAGTGACAAGGGAACAAGGGGATTTGTTCTGAGTTTAGGGATTACTTGGGGCAAGGCCACAATCTGTAGAAACCAGCTTTTAACGTGAACAAGCAAATCCTTCCATTTGGCCTCTCACTGTTGCTGTTGTCATAAACACATTGCCTGCTGCTCTGCCATGCCAGGAGGGCAGTGAACCACCGGCGCAGGTCCCTCTGTGATTCGCACACTGGGGCTGCCAGGACTGCTTCATGTCTGTGGGAATCAGGCTTGTTTCTCAGAGCTGCTGAGAGCCACCCTGAGGAGGGCTTAAAACCTGCAAACAAAGGAATGAAAGCCAGTGCCGGGAGACCCAGCAAGACAGTCAGGGGTCTGATCCCCCTTTTCATCTTAGTGCCCTCCATACTCCAAGCTGACCATAAGGGCTAATACTACTGCTTCAGAGAGCATCCCAAAGGGGCATCCGTGCCATAAACAGCCTGGACAAAGCTCACCCACCATTGTCTATGAGGCACCAAGGGGTGCACTGCAAAGACGTCGCCAAGCAAATCATGAGCTTTTCAGATTTCCTCTCCCCCCAGTCAATGCGTTTGCTCTGACTTCAAAACCAGAAACAGACAGTGacagactattttttaaaatgtcagaaaacatATCAGCTGCAGTAAAACTAACACTTGCCTCAACAAGGTAACCTTTTATTTCCTgggattaaaaataaagagaataaattatCAGAAGTATTCCtccaatatcattaaaatgcttTTTGAAGAAAGTTACAAGAATTGTTTAAGGCGCACAGAAAAAGTCAGATTTGCCTTTCTTCAAGAACATTCTCTCCCCTAGACACAAAGCACCAATACCACATCCCAGAAAAGACAGAGGCTTGGAGACATAGGAACCAGAACAGCCCATACCAAGATCTCTGGCTCTACTATAAGTATCACAGAAAAACATCAGGACAACTCTTTCTTCCATAAATACAACATGTATCttgaaaatatatccaaaatatctctATCTAAACTACAGTACAAAAAGCCACTTACCaggcataaaaataatattttcccctATACACAAGTGTAATCATATGTAAAGCAAATTTGGAACACATGGATGGAGGAGTTACGTAATCTCTTGGGATCTGGGCTATTTAGAGTCATTTTTGTTTGGGTTATCCCTCTGCGGGGTATAGGAGACTGGCTACAAATACATCCATCTCACAGCGCTTACCATTTCAACAGCTCCTGCGTCATGGAAtgtggtactttttaaaaataggtgacCCTTGGGTGTcatggaaagaagagagaaaatggggggattgagggagggaggaaaggagtgaAAGGAGAGGGGTAGACTGAGGTTACAGTGTGACTTCAAATACTCTGCGGTATAATGTAAATATCCATGTTCAGCAAGCCTCCCATTCCCTACCCCACTGCCACCAGTCTGCCTGAATCTCCTTTTACAAATCTGTTTCCCGGCTGGTGTCCAGGCAGAGGGCATAAAGGGACCTCCGCAAGTCCACGTTGCTCTTGGCCTTGACGTTACACTTCTCTAGGGGGCAGCTGCTCCTTCGGGCACTGTCTGCATTCTCCAGGGTCCCCCCGGCCTTGCAGAAGGATCCCCTGCTGCCGCTGGACTCCTGGACCTTCCTCTGGACTCCTCTGTCCAGCCCCGGCCCCTGGCTCTGAGGGCCCTGCTCTTCCTTAAGGACTGCCGGCTCCTCGTGGTCCGTCTCCCGGTGGTAGAAGTAGTTGAAGTTGGAGACAATGACGGGCACAGGCAGGGCAATGGTGAGGACCCCGGCGATGGCACACAGCGAGCCCACGATCTTGCCCCCCACGGTGATGGGCCTCATGTCCCCGTAGCCCACAGTGGTCATGGTGACCACTGCCCACCAGAAGGCATCAGGGATGCTAGAGAAATGGGTCCCCTGGTTGTCAGCCTCTGCGAAGTAGACGGCACTGGAGAAGAGGATGACCCcgatgaagaggaagaagatgagcAGCCCCAGCTCCCTCATGGAGGCCTGCAAGGTCTTGCCCAGGATCTGCAGCCCCTTGGAGTGGCGGGAGAGCTTGAAGATGCGGAACACCCGGACCAGGCGGATGACTCTGAGGATGGCCAGGGACATGGCCTGCTGCCCATTCTGGCTGCCTCCTCCGCCCCCTGGCTGTTGCTCTGCCAGCTCGGTGCCCAGGGTGATGAAGTAAGGGAAGATGGCCACCACATCGATGATGTTCATGATGTTCCGGGAGAACCCTGCCTTGCTGGGGCAGGCGAAGAAGCGCACGAGCAGCTCGAAGGTGAACCAGATGACGCACGTGGTCTCCACGATGAAGAAGGGGTCGGCCAGGGTCCTGGGCAGGAGCGGTGCCACCGTAGGGCCAGAGGGCGGGGCCATGACCCCGCTGCCGTTGGCCCCAGGGGCGGGCGCGGGAGGCTGGTGGGGCGCTGGGGGGTGGCGGAGCAGCTCGCGTTCATCCCTGAACTCGGGCAGGGTCTCCAAGCAGAAGGTGATGATGGAGATGAGGATGACCAAGACCGAGACGATGGCGATGGCCCGCGCGGACCCAGAGCTCTCCGGATACTCGAAGATAAGCCACACCTGGCGCTGGAACTCGTTGCGGGGCAGGGGCTTCTCCTCTTCTTTAATGAAGCCCTCATCCTCGCGGAAGCGCTCCATGGCCTCGTCCCCCAGCTGGTAGAAGCGGATCTCGTCCGCGAACACGTCCAGGGAGACGTTGACCGGCCTCCGCAGGCGGCCCCCCGACTGGTAGTAGTAGAGGATACCGTCGAAGCTGGGCCGGTTGCGGTCGAAGAAGTACTCGTTCCTCAGGGGGTCGAAGTAGCGCAGGCGCTTGGCGGGGTCGCCCAGGAGGGTGTTGGGGAACTGCGCCAGGGTGCCCAGCTGCGTCTCGAAGCGCAGCCCGGAGATGTTGATGTGGACGCGCTGGTGGTGCAGGGACGCCGTGCCCAGAGCCTGGTCCTCCACCGTGCCCAGGCCGGGGTCGCCTTCTTCCTCCTCGTCCTCGGGAGGCGGCCGTCGAGGCTGTGGCAGCTCCTTGGGCAGCGGAGGCAAGGGCCGCACTCCCGGGTCCGCGTCTCTCTGCGCGCCGCGCCCCTTTGGCGCCGGCTCCTTGGGCCCATCGCTGAGCCCAGCCGTCGGGGGACACTGGAGCTCTCCCCCTGTGGCCTGGCCGCAGCCTGCCCGGGCCTCATCGCCTCCTCTGACGGTCATGGCACCGCCGTTCTCCAGGGGCACCAGGGCGATCTCCATGGCGCGGGAGCAGCGGGCATGCTGCGCCCCAGCTGACCTGCTCCCGCGCCCCCTACTCACGCTCCGCGGGCACCTCCCGTCAGGCTCCGCTCCCGCGGTCGGCCGGCCCCTCTCTGGGGCGAGCTGGGGTTGCTGGCGCGATCCCCTCGCTTGGCCCTGACGTCAAGAAGCCGCTGCcctgctctctgcctctctctcttctggCAGCCCGTTACCAAGCAGCCGAAAAGCCTCCTTCCAGCAGATGCAACCTTCAGCCGTCCCTCCCTGGCTGCGCTGCGCTTGGCCTCCACCCTCGGCGCCTCCCCcgccttcccctctcccttccccctcctcctgcttcccctccccctcctcccgcTTCCCCTCCCGGATCTTGTGGCAGCCAGTGTCTCCCCGAAGGGCGCAGCTGGTGCCCCTAGCAAGGGAAAGGAGGGGCTGAGAGGGGTGCAGCCCAgcggagggagggaaggagtgggGAGGATGGAGGAACAGGTTGTACCGAGAGCGCTGAAATTCCCAGGGCAACCAGATGAGAATAGCTCTGGATTTCAGTTCACCTGGGAACCCGCTGGAAGCCGAGTGGACTCCAGGGGGAACGAAGTGCCTTGGGCTAAAGGGAAGAGGCTTTGAGCTGAGTCGGAGTATGAGAGACAGAGACGGGAGACACCAGtcctttttattttggagaaataaCGGTATTTCTTTGGGAAGAATTACAGAAGGGAGGGGGCCCACGTAGTTTCGGACCTTGAAATACATATATCAATGGAGAAGCATCTCTCTTCCCGTCTTCCTGCAGATCCACAAAAATGTACTAGAGGGTTGGAACCTTGCAAGATTCGCATGCCCTAGCCTGTTTCCAGTATGGACCCATACTGGCAGCCCAGGCAAGCAGCCTAGTCAGGAGATGAGCTGTCTGGTCTCAACGCAGCAGAACCCCTCCACCCTCTCCAACGAATCCCATTTGCAAAAACCACaccaggggaggggagaagagattTTTACAATCCTGGTGAGGGCTAATCCTGTCTGGTGAATCTTGGAGCTAACAACTGTATCTAGGTCCATgaaggaggctgagggtggaggtgGCTTATGAGAGGGAGCCAGGGAGGTTGTCCAATCTCCAAGGCTGGAGAAATCCCAAGAGTGGAATAATAACAACCAATACTTACTTGGCTGTTATTATGCACCAGCCCATTCTCAGCACTTCACAAATATTGTCTCTGTGTATTCCTACAGCAACCTATTTTGTAAGTACTGTTATCATCACCATTTTATAaacgaagaaactgaggcacagagagattgaCAGACTCACCCAGGCTCACACAGTAGAAAGTGATGATGCTGGAACTCAAACTCAGACAATCAGAGTTTGGCCCTTGTCCCCTGTATTTCACTTCTCTATAGAAATGCATAATCCCTTTTCCTGATACAAGCACTCCCTCACTCCAACATCTGGCCTGAGAACTTCAGTTCCCTgctgcaggaggcaggagaatggctgataTATAAATCTTTCTAGGTTGGGACACTAGGGAATATTGCCCTGCCTTGTCTCTACCCCTGCAGGGTTTTAGCAGGCACTGGTAACCAAGCGAAATCTCTTTCAAGGTGTGTGTCTGGAACTGCCAGACACAGTCTCCAGAagtttctttgttctaaattatCATAAAGTGGCTGTGTTTTTGAATGTCTGTTTTCactgtctatttttatttctgtatatttcagATTTATATGCGTGAAGTTAGGACCTCTTGTCAATGAATGTCTCTATCTACAGGGTGTGATTTGGAAACTTGGTCCTGGGTGCACGAGTGTGTGTTGCAATAGCAGGGCATAGACACACAAACCTGGGTCAAGGTTTGAGAAGTGTGTATACATATGGCTTTTTAAGAGTTTATACGTGAAGGTGGATGTGAATTTGGTGTACGTAAGTATTTTCATTATGTGTGACTGTGCATATTTTTGGCTGTCATTGCAGATGTGCATGAGTGAGGAAGGGCATGAATATGAAAATCAGTATGTGAAGGCATCACTGGTGAACCACAGGGCCTTGCATTCCCTTTCCCCATATCTATGCTATCCCTGCTTCATCTCCAGtgggcttttttttcttctctggctCTGAGGTTGCCAGTTAGGATCAGGTATTTTCCTGGGGAGGCTGGGACTTACTGAGCTTGTCTACTGATTCATGCATCTTGTAAGTATAAGGATGCCATATTCGTGCACATGGGTTCTCCTCGGGCTCCCCAGAGGAAAGAGTTCTCTGGAGCTTGTCTTTCAGGGGCTTTCTGGGAGATTGTTCCCTGAAGAATAAGAGTACAACATAAACAGTCCAGGAAAAGCACAAAACCCAGGCCTCCTTTAATGTGGTATTTCCTTAAATCTGTTTCCCATGCATTTGCCAGTTCTTATAGGTTTCTTGCAAAATTACCTTCAGATGCCACATGTGGTAGCCATGGAGGTATACTGCTCAAGTCTCCCTTAAAGAAAGAACTTGCTTTTCAACTGCCAGAGTGCAGTTAGCTGACCGCCTCCAGCTGTTGTCACTTTCTGGCTCTGCCTCAGCTTTAGTGCAGGGGCCAAACTCCTTCAGGGTAGCTCTCTGAGCACAGCAGGGTTACAAAGGCCATTTCTACCCAGTGCAGATTTCCACTAATGGGCAATCTTTGCTCTGCATTTCCCCAACAGATTGGCCAAGACTTTGAAAGATCTGCATTGCACTCTGAGACTCTCTCTGTCCAacccctcttcctcccctctttccttTCACAAGTGCCAGATCAGCATCATAATCTGAATGTTTTCTCCAATGAACTCTTCTTCCTAtcacttttatctttctttattaTCTCCCAGTAAACCTCTTAGACTCCTAACTCAATCTTTGTCTTCTTCCCAGAGCACTCATTATATAACTGAAAGCTGCCTTCTTTACTGTCTATCTAATCCTACGAGGTTAACTCTTTTATAGCAGTGCTTAATGTGCACCATTACCTGAGGATTTTGTTAACATGCAGACTCTGAACCAGGGTAGGGCTTAGAGTGCATTTCACACAGCACCCAAGTGATACTGATGCACCTGTCTAGAGATCACATTCCCATAAGAATAGATTTTTatctctatgtatgtatgtatctagcTATCTAGCTATTGTGTCTACGAATGGTATCTACCACAGTATATATATCTATCCATCAATCTATCTATTTACCTACCTACCTTTCTAGCTAGCTACTCTCTAGTTACCTATTTATCAATTTATAAGTGATAGGTAGGtagatgagagagagggagggagctaacagagagatagagatattttgaaatcaagaaacattttttattgatctttgattttctttacaACACCAAACATGGTGCCATGTCCATATTATGTGTTTCGCTAAATATGTACTGAACGCAGTTGAACTGGGGGAAAGAAATTCAGCTgttggagcagggagggaggggaaagctGGGGATAGGAACTGAAAGGTGGTTTCTGAGATTAGCTAAGTACGCAAAGTGGTTGTGGAGACGGGACCTAACCATCTGAAGACTTATCACCATGTGTTCAGGTTACATACCACTGTATTATCACAGACCACTCCAACTTTGTGGGCAAAAGCAACAATTTCATATTTCGGACtgtatagtttaattttttgtggttgAGACCCGAGATGACTATAGCTGTGTTTATTGTATGAGTAACACAGAACAAAGACACCTGCTGGATTTTCATCTAGGTCAGGGAAAAACTTTCCCCATTGGACAGCATTTAAAGGGACAGAGGGAGGCAAAAAATATGCCACTAGTCTCTCTGTCAGACATTGATTTTACTCCTCTGTGGTGCAGGGGGTTCATAGATGCAGGAAGCCAAATGTGAGGAGAGGATCCTAGCAGTAGCCATGTCTGACACACCCTGCCAGCCAGGTAAAGATTCTAGCCAGTCTGTCCAAGTCTTAGGGCTCAGGCCCCCCTGCTCCTTTCTTTCGAGAGGAAGACAGGTTGCTGCTGAAAGGACCACATCTCTAATGAAAGGACCACATCTCTAAAGCATCTCTAGCCAGCTCTGGTAGGGTGCCACCAGGAACCCAGGCACAGCCCAGAGAGCTTGAGGAAGAGAAGTACACTCGGAGTGCTTTTCCAGCTTCTTTTTCATTCCTCTGGTAAACCAGTTTTTCCAACTTGCCCCAATTACACCTGTGCCTGACCTCCCCGAGTTTTccctccattaaaaaataaaattgaacaaaacCAGCATTGTATCTTCTCCACGAGGGATGCTGTCACCCCCAGATTAGAGAAAACGTGTTTTCTCCAACTTCCCCACAATTCCTTGGCCAGCATCTTTCATCATCTAAAGCATTTAAAGGGACAGAGGGAGGCAAAATATGCCACTAGTCTTACTGTCAGACATTGATTTTCCTCCTCTGTGGTGCGGGGGGTTCATAGGTGCAGGAAGCATCTATGTGTTACTCATATAATAAACAGAGCTATTGTCACCTCGTGTCTCAACATGGAGGCATTGGAAGTGAGAAACAAGAGCTCGGGACTTCTTAGGCTGGACCAGCAAGAGCCAAAGAGAAGACAGCTTGGTGAAAATAAACCATACTAAGgcacctttctttaaaaataaattaatacatacacaaataaataaggaGAACTTGATTCACAGGTCTTGGTAGCCTGGGTCTTACTGCCAAATATTACAGAGTCTATAAATCCATGGTACATCACTATTCCGTAATCCATGGCAAAGAAGGATTGTCAAGCAATAATTGCTAATAGTGTATTAATCAGCAAAAAAGTGAAGCTGTCTCTCACCTAATTCTCTATCCTGGATGCATTCGCCTTGTAgatcttcagttaaaaaaaaaaaaaaacaaaaaacactttaatGAGGGGGGCAGctgttttcccttccctccccttcccttctcactGGCCCCTTAATCCAACACCTTGGGAAGGAAACCCTGGAAGTGACCTTCCTTTCCTGTTTGATGGAAGCGACAAAGATGgagtaaaacaaaacacacaaacaaaacatgcACGCCTGTGCTGGGGGCCGGCAGCTGGTCACTTGCACGTTAAGAGATGGAAGCAGGAGCGGGAGGAGGGGCAGGAATGAGGCGGAGGGTTGGGGGATAGCAGGAGATTATGCTTAAACCGACCCAGATCCTGACAGAGACCTCCAAGGGCTACTAGGATTTCCTGTTTAGAAAGATTAATATGAGAGCCCATTCACACAAATCAAGGCTCCCATCTGGagcttgatttcttcttttcctcccccCCCCCCTCATCTAGATATAATCCAGGAATAAATTCATTAATGGATTCATTAAATCCATTGCATTTTCAAAGGCCAGACATAGAAAATAAAGCATCCTAAACACACAGGGGCTGGGGGTTCAAGGGACAGCTTGCCCTGTGAGTgctgctcttctctctctctccttcccttcccttccctcctccacgGGCAGGTTGGTGGGTTACAGGTGCATGGTCACCCACtctcagtctctctttttctcttgtccctcttttcctccctcagaCATCTCAAAGGTTTCTACTCCCGTAACATGAAAACCTAACTGTGAAGTTACGAACCAACGGCTTCGTTTCTAGTTTAGGGCTAGAAGTGTTTGAATTGTTTTCTGTGTTCTCAAGAACAGATGCATCCCTTATTTTCTACCTCTCTGTTTAGGCGCCCAGACCAAGGAAGGCATTCACTGACTACTTTTGAATATAAAGTATATTCAGTCGAATATATGTCTTTTCTGGCTAGATTATTGTCCAAATtgtataaagatatatttatgaatttaacTTATGTATCAAGACATAGTTTTTaaattaccttattttaaaaatgtaagacagttttattattatgtaagCAACATCCCTTCTAAAGCTGGAAAAATCATGTGGTCACTACACAATTCCTGCAGTCCAGGCGGACAAAGATGTGCGTAACATTAGCCTTTGCACCCATTTTTCCCAATGTCCTATCAAAATAAGTTATCTTTATTTCGATTTGACAAAACGTTGGTTTAGTCATGGAATGGGATTAAGGTTCCACTATGGTTTTGATGTAACTGGACCTGGAGGCTGGGATGCAATGGCTTCCAAAGGCTTGCTACTCAAAATGCAGTCCATGGACCAGCAGTGTCAAGGTCACCTGTAAAtgtgtcagaaatgcaaattcctaaTCCCCTCGTCAGACCTATTGAATTAGAACATCTGGAGACAGAGCCCAGGAATTTGTTTCCAGAAGTTCTCTGGGTGATTTTGATGCCTGTCAAAGTTTCAGAACACCTGCTCTAGAGGGCTGATTCTTTCACTGGATGCCATGGTGCATAAGGAATTCTGGGGCTGGGAGATAAATTCTCTTACGTAAGAGCTTGGGATCTGGACTGGGGTAGACCTAGCCAGAGTTCCAGCAATATGCCTTACTCATGTGACACTCAGCCTCTCTACGActcagtttctctatctgtaaaatggacactAATAGTACCCACCTCTTGTAATTGCTCTAAGTATTAAAGCTCTGATGGAATATAAGTACTCAATTATTATACTTAGTATTGTTGATGCTAGTTAGTTAGTCTGTATAATTTGACAGCTGACAAGTACATGCACAGTCCCCAAATTATCTGCATGAATTGTCTATAGTGACCATTGGGGTAATTAGTGGCCTCTATCTTTGTTCACATGATAAGGTGGCCATGATCTTCTAGCTTAGTGGAAAGTGAGGCAAACTGTTTCCCTGGGTCTTAGCCTCAGCAAGGCAGATACCCTAAGTGGTGGGTGTCAGAGTAAAAGACCCTCATCATCTGGTCCAGGCCTTCCTGGTAATGTCAGTTTTCtaattgctgctgtaacaaactgccacaaacttagtagcttaaaacaacatgaaATTTTTATCTTGCTATTCTGGAGGTCGTAAATCCAAAACAGGTCTCTCTGGGCTAAattcaaggtgtcagcagggctggttcctttgGGAGACTTCAGGGGAGAATCTGTGTCTttaccttttccagcttccagaggtcACCCATGGTCTTATGGCCACTTATGGCCCCCTCCTCCATCATCAAAGCCAGTGACTGTATCACTCTGATCTCTGCTTCCTTTGTCACCTCTCCTTCTCTGAGTCTCCAGCCTCCCTCTTTTCGCTTTTAAGaactcttgtgattacattggttCTACCTGTATAGTTCaagataatttccattttaagatccttattttaattacatctgccaaatcccttctgccatgtggtAATATGTCCACTGTTCCAGGCATCAGGATGTAGACATCTTTGGAGGACCCTTATTCTGCTACTACACTGTTTTTTGTCCCTCCTAAGTGTGCAGGGAGACTATAGGATGCGACTTCCAGAGACACAAGAGACCTAAGAGATCAGCTAGTCAAATCATT
This sequence is a window from Theropithecus gelada isolate Dixy chromosome 11, Tgel_1.0, whole genome shotgun sequence. Protein-coding genes within it:
- the KCNA5 gene encoding potassium voltage-gated channel subfamily A member 5 produces the protein MEIALVPLENGGAMTVRGGDEARAGCGQATGGELQCPPTAGLSDGPKEPAPKGRGAQRDADPGVRPLPPLPKELPQPRRPPPEDEEEEGDPGLGTVEDQALGTASLHHQRVHINISGLRFETQLGTLAQFPNTLLGDPAKRLRYFDPLRNEYFFDRNRPSFDGILYYYQSGGRLRRPVNVSLDVFADEIRFYQLGDEAMERFREDEGFIKEEEKPLPRNEFQRQVWLIFEYPESSGSARAIAIVSVLVILISIITFCLETLPEFRDERELLRHPPAPHQPPAPAPGANGSGVMAPPSGPTVAPLLPRTLADPFFIVETTCVIWFTFELLVRFFACPSKAGFSRNIMNIIDVVAIFPYFITLGTELAEQQPGGGGGSQNGQQAMSLAILRVIRLVRVFRIFKLSRHSKGLQILGKTLQASMRELGLLIFFLFIGVILFSSAVYFAEADNQGTHFSSIPDAFWWAVVTMTTVGYGDMRPITVGGKIVGSLCAIAGVLTIALPVPVIVSNFNYFYHRETDHEEPAVLKEEQGPQSQGPGLDRGVQRKVQESSGSRGSFCKAGGTLENADSARRSSCPLEKCNVKAKSNVDLRRSLYALCLDTSRETDL